The following coding sequences are from one Candidatus Nitrohelix vancouverensis window:
- a CDS encoding CBS domain-containing protein → MDEIRNYMEETLISIDREQSLSDGLKVLQSNSVSSLLITDNGKYAGIFTETDLARHVIAEGRKLSKIPMSVFLNKRLITLEASHSMQEAYERMRSSHIRHLGVTDGGEFVGLLSIKDFANYYHNAFNADDSERGDIDYFMQKTLAIVSPEQSVRAVAKTMKELKTGAVLIGNREVCTGLATERHLLQHVCKALEAGYDSQIGSIKVQPFVSIPCKESMESAYQLMRKHNIRHLAVTDKPSIANRKIVGVLATNDFASYYSFKVAQDVAEEDKVRYYMEENLLEIDSEATVQAASQLMREHNAGALLVKRGDKYSGLVTERDLIHGVLAEGGKASDTISAHQAKPVTIDTNRSMEDVLSAMRDNNVRYVIATENKRIKGIVSIKDLAIYFKHKYVSESVEND, encoded by the coding sequence ATGGATGAAATTCGCAATTATATGGAAGAGACGTTGATCTCGATCGATCGGGAACAATCGTTGAGCGATGGATTGAAAGTATTGCAAAGCAACAGCGTCAGTTCCCTTTTGATCACTGATAATGGCAAGTACGCAGGGATATTTACCGAGACCGATCTGGCTCGGCATGTGATTGCTGAGGGCCGCAAGCTGTCCAAGATTCCAATGAGCGTTTTTTTGAACAAGCGTCTCATCACCCTGGAGGCTTCGCATTCCATGCAGGAAGCCTATGAGCGCATGCGTTCGTCGCATATTCGTCACCTGGGGGTGACGGATGGTGGGGAGTTTGTCGGCCTGCTCTCGATCAAGGATTTTGCCAATTATTATCACAACGCTTTCAACGCGGATGACAGCGAGCGCGGCGATATCGACTATTTCATGCAAAAAACGTTGGCGATCGTCTCCCCGGAACAGTCGGTGCGAGCTGTCGCGAAAACGATGAAAGAGCTGAAAACCGGCGCCGTGCTGATCGGCAATCGCGAGGTCTGTACGGGTCTGGCGACGGAGCGGCATTTACTGCAACATGTGTGTAAGGCTCTGGAGGCGGGTTACGATTCGCAAATTGGATCGATCAAGGTTCAGCCCTTCGTCTCCATTCCCTGCAAGGAATCGATGGAGAGCGCGTATCAACTGATGCGCAAACACAATATCCGTCATCTGGCGGTTACGGACAAGCCCTCCATCGCTAACAGGAAAATTGTCGGCGTACTCGCCACCAATGATTTTGCCAGTTACTACAGTTTCAAGGTCGCACAGGACGTCGCCGAAGAAGACAAGGTGCGTTATTACATGGAAGAAAATCTTCTCGAAATCGATTCCGAGGCGACGGTGCAGGCGGCGTCTCAACTTATGCGCGAACACAACGCGGGCGCGCTTCTGGTGAAACGGGGCGACAAGTATTCCGGGCTGGTCACGGAACGGGATTTGATTCATGGCGTTCTTGCCGAAGGCGGCAAGGCGTCCGACACAATTTCAGCGCATCAGGCAAAGCCCGTTACCATTGATACGAACCGGTCGATGGAGGATGTGCTCTCGGCCATGCGCGACAACAATGTCCGCTATGTGATCGCGACGGAGAACAAGCGCATCAAGGGCATCGTTTCGATCAAGGACCTGGCGATTTATTTCAAACACAAATACGTTTCAGAGTCGGTTGAAAACGACTGA
- the hemG gene encoding protoporphyrinogen oxidase, with translation MKKIIIIGGGIAGLAAAFRIQEEIDNGADVQCQVLEASEHFGGKIHTERFDGFIVERGPDSFISQKPWAIQLCKRLGLAHRLMGTNPEQPKTYVYTGQRLVTMPDGLSLMIPTKFLPFALSPLFSWSGKIRMGMDLIIPGKKNDEDESLASFIRRRLGEEALRKMAEPMLAGIYASDPETMSIKSTFPMFVQAEKKYRSLILGALARKRDMLMKKPATPAPKGPAPFSLFMTLQSGLGEMVDAVLEKSKDIQFRPNTRIDSITRNGEGWKVNVEGGEALEADIVIVSCPASITAKLIEPTAPKASELLKTIKYVSTATVSIAFKKEGFEHPLNGFGFVIPRNEGRRILACTWTSSKFPKRTPDDHVMLRVFVGGAQREDMAEQEESAIVTMVREELKFMMGIEQEPVFCKVYHNRKSNVQYQVGHGELIASIEKEMEAHPGLYLAGSAYHGIGIPDCVLDGTKAAEKALGVAPVPAP, from the coding sequence ATGAAAAAAATCATCATCATTGGAGGCGGCATCGCCGGACTGGCGGCGGCCTTTCGTATTCAGGAAGAAATCGACAACGGAGCCGATGTGCAATGTCAGGTTCTCGAAGCCTCCGAACATTTCGGCGGCAAGATTCATACGGAACGCTTCGACGGTTTTATCGTCGAACGCGGCCCCGACTCTTTCATCTCGCAGAAACCCTGGGCCATCCAGCTTTGCAAACGCCTCGGGCTGGCGCATCGTTTGATGGGCACCAACCCGGAGCAACCCAAGACCTATGTCTACACCGGTCAGCGTCTGGTGACCATGCCCGACGGCTTGAGCTTGATGATCCCGACCAAATTCCTGCCCTTCGCCCTCAGCCCGCTGTTCAGCTGGTCGGGGAAAATTCGCATGGGCATGGACCTCATCATTCCCGGTAAAAAGAACGACGAGGATGAAAGTCTGGCTTCCTTCATTAGACGACGACTCGGCGAAGAGGCGCTGCGCAAAATGGCGGAACCGATGCTGGCCGGCATCTACGCCAGCGACCCGGAGACCATGAGCATCAAAAGCACCTTCCCCATGTTCGTGCAGGCGGAAAAAAAATACCGCTCGCTCATTCTCGGCGCGCTGGCGCGCAAACGCGACATGTTGATGAAAAAACCCGCAACGCCTGCGCCCAAAGGCCCCGCGCCCTTCTCCCTGTTCATGACCCTGCAAAGCGGTCTCGGAGAAATGGTCGATGCGGTTCTCGAAAAATCCAAAGACATTCAGTTTCGCCCGAACACCCGCATCGACTCCATCACCCGCAACGGCGAGGGCTGGAAGGTGAACGTTGAGGGCGGCGAAGCGCTTGAGGCGGATATTGTCATCGTCTCCTGCCCCGCCAGCATCACAGCGAAGCTGATCGAGCCGACGGCGCCCAAAGCCTCCGAATTATTGAAGACCATCAAATACGTGTCCACCGCCACCGTTTCCATCGCCTTCAAAAAAGAAGGTTTCGAGCATCCGCTGAACGGCTTCGGATTCGTCATCCCGCGCAACGAAGGGCGACGCATTCTGGCCTGTACCTGGACCTCGTCCAAATTTCCCAAACGCACGCCCGACGACCATGTCATGCTCCGCGTCTTTGTCGGCGGCGCCCAGCGCGAGGACATGGCGGAGCAGGAGGAGTCCGCAATCGTGACGATGGTTCGGGAGGAACTGAAATTCATGATGGGGATCGAACAGGAACCGGTCTTCTGCAAGGTCTACCACAACCGGAAATCCAACGTGCAGTATCAGGTGGGACACGGCGAACTGATCGCCTCAATTGAAAAAGAAATGGAAGCGCATCCGGGACTTTATCTGGCAGGAAGCGCGTATCACGGAATTGGCATTCCCGACTGCGTTCTCGACGGCACCAAGGCCGCCGAAAAAGCCCTTGGCGTTGCGCCGGTTCCCGCGCCCTGA
- a CDS encoding MBL fold metallo-hydrolase has protein sequence MKITILGSGTAVPSLHRNSSGLLVQDGDVNTLFDMGYGTLKALLNQGIDYHRIDRIFFTHNHPDHICDLIPFLFGSRYYPDPRRADLEIVAAPGFHEFLDQLLNSFGKWLRPTEYAITFSEQDEEERVYENLKVLSKKVEHIPLSRGYRVTDARGASVAISGDTDYCEAMVELGKDADLMILECAFPDDMKVKGHLSPQWAGRLAREANCRKLCLTHFYPPCDLDEIRKACAQEYSGEIFLAEDGMQFEL, from the coding sequence ATGAAAATCACCATTTTAGGATCGGGAACTGCCGTTCCCTCCTTACATCGCAATTCATCCGGCCTGCTCGTGCAGGACGGCGACGTCAACACCCTGTTCGACATGGGCTACGGAACGCTCAAGGCCCTGCTCAATCAAGGCATTGACTACCACCGCATCGACCGTATTTTTTTCACGCACAATCACCCCGATCATATCTGTGATTTGATTCCCTTCCTGTTCGGCTCGCGCTACTATCCCGACCCGCGTCGCGCCGATCTGGAAATTGTCGCAGCGCCGGGCTTTCATGAGTTTCTCGATCAATTGTTGAACTCCTTCGGCAAATGGTTGCGTCCCACCGAATACGCGATCACCTTCAGCGAGCAGGATGAAGAAGAACGCGTCTATGAAAACCTGAAAGTGCTATCGAAGAAAGTCGAACACATTCCCTTGAGCCGCGGCTACCGAGTGACCGACGCGCGCGGCGCGTCTGTAGCGATTTCCGGCGATACCGATTATTGCGAAGCGATGGTCGAGCTGGGAAAAGACGCCGATCTCATGATTCTGGAATGCGCCTTTCCCGACGATATGAAAGTGAAGGGTCACCTCAGCCCGCAATGGGCGGGTCGGCTGGCGCGCGAAGCGAATTGCCGCAAACTTTGCCTGACTCATTTTTACCCGCCTTGCGACCTCGATGAAATCCGAAAGGCCTGCGCGCAGGAATACTCCGGCGAAATTTTTCTAGCCGAAGACGGCATGCAATTCGAACTGTGA
- a CDS encoding DNA cytosine methyltransferase, protein MKSLRCIEICAGAGGQALGLERAGFEPEALVEIDRPCCETLRFNRSSWNIVEEDLKDFKGQPFKGIDLLAGGVPCPPFSKAGKQLGRNDSRDLFPEALRLINECKPRAVMLENVRGFLDAIFEDYRHGLKQQLKKMGYETDWRLLNASDFGVSQLRPRVVIVAIRKDIGEVFSWPKPKEHNPLTVGELLYEQMASRGWRLAKKWKKQADDIAPTVVGGSKKHGGPDLGPTRARKAWATLGVDGIGIANEPPERDFVGAPKLTVPMVARVQGFPDEWMFLGKKTPAYRQVGNAFPPPVAHAVAEQIYRCLTARKIHAVSG, encoded by the coding sequence ATGAAATCTTTACGCTGTATTGAAATATGTGCGGGCGCTGGAGGTCAGGCGCTTGGCTTAGAACGTGCTGGTTTTGAACCAGAAGCTCTGGTCGAGATAGATAGGCCGTGCTGTGAAACATTGAGGTTTAACCGTAGTTCTTGGAATATTGTTGAAGAAGACTTGAAGGATTTTAAAGGTCAGCCATTTAAAGGTATCGATCTTTTGGCTGGTGGAGTGCCATGCCCACCTTTTTCTAAAGCGGGTAAACAGCTTGGAAGAAATGATAGTCGAGATCTTTTCCCTGAGGCGCTTCGTTTAATAAATGAATGTAAACCTCGTGCTGTAATGCTCGAAAATGTTCGGGGGTTTTTAGATGCTATTTTTGAAGACTACAGGCATGGATTAAAACAGCAATTAAAAAAAATGGGCTATGAAACGGATTGGAGATTACTCAATGCTTCTGATTTTGGGGTTTCACAACTTCGTCCGCGTGTCGTGATTGTTGCAATACGAAAAGATATTGGGGAAGTTTTTTCTTGGCCAAAACCGAAAGAGCATAATCCCTTAACGGTTGGGGAGTTGCTTTATGAGCAAATGGCGTCCAGAGGTTGGAGGTTGGCAAAGAAATGGAAAAAACAGGCTGATGACATCGCTCCAACTGTTGTCGGTGGTTCTAAGAAACACGGTGGCCCAGACCTTGGTCCAACTCGTGCGCGTAAAGCGTGGGCCACATTAGGTGTGGATGGCATAGGGATAGCTAACGAACCCCCAGAGAGAGATTTTGTTGGGGCGCCCAAATTGACAGTTCCAATGGTTGCTCGTGTACAAGGTTTTCCAGATGAATGGATGTTCCTTGGTAAAAAGACACCGGCATATCGGCAGGTTGGAAATGCGTTTCCTCCGCCGGTTGCTCACGCTGTCGCGGAGCAAATTTATAGATGTTTAACGGCTAGAAAAATTCATGCGGTCTCTGGATGA
- a CDS encoding ABC transporter permease subunit (The N-terminal region of this protein, as described by TIGR01726, is a three transmembrane segment that identifies a subfamily of ABC transporter permease subunits, which specificities that include histidine, arginine, glutamine, glutamate, L-cystine (sic), the opines (in Agrobacterium) octopine and nopaline, etc.): MPSVSRPETLLRFIPPYFLVLILLLAGLPIQAKARGLESIQESGVLLWGADAEGGAPYVYADPKSPEELVGFEVELAGLIAEELGVEARHVQNDWDTLLPALKRGDFDIALNGIEWTQERERKVALTRSYYIFSQQLTVRRDEQDIQSFDDLAGKTVATLGGTTAHSMLEEAGNISVKIFSGQVEPYEELALGRVDATLLDFPIALYYGLPNERLKFAGSPFGEGSYVIGVRNEDVELLEELNEILERLSASGRLRILYEKWGLWNDAQISQGGMIQAARRQSEKVDPGNWGGYASLLLKGAGMTILLSTCAMTLAIFLGLALVFSRLIGGSLMRGLALAYIEVVRGTPLLLQLYMIYFGLPALGLNLNAFTAAILALGINYSAYEAEIYRAGIESIPRGQTEAALALGMPKTMIYSRILLPQALRVVLPPSTNDFIALLKDSSLVSIIAIVELTKTFNMLAVASMNYLELGVITATLYLMMSYPLSRLSRRLEKKFALE; the protein is encoded by the coding sequence ATGCCTTCGGTCTCCCGCCCAGAAACCTTGCTTCGTTTTATCCCTCCTTATTTTCTAGTTCTGATTTTATTATTAGCTGGCTTGCCCATTCAAGCGAAGGCGCGCGGGTTGGAATCCATTCAGGAATCCGGCGTTTTATTGTGGGGCGCCGATGCGGAAGGCGGCGCGCCCTATGTCTACGCCGACCCCAAATCGCCGGAAGAACTGGTCGGCTTTGAGGTCGAGCTGGCCGGCTTGATTGCGGAGGAACTGGGCGTCGAAGCGCGGCATGTTCAGAATGATTGGGACACCTTGCTACCGGCGCTCAAACGCGGCGATTTCGACATCGCCCTCAATGGCATTGAGTGGACGCAGGAGCGCGAGCGGAAGGTGGCGCTGACGCGATCCTATTATATCTTTTCTCAGCAGTTGACGGTCCGGCGCGATGAGCAGGACATACAATCCTTTGACGATCTGGCGGGCAAGACCGTGGCGACGCTTGGCGGCACGACGGCGCACAGCATGCTGGAGGAAGCCGGGAACATCAGCGTAAAGATTTTTTCCGGTCAGGTGGAACCTTATGAGGAACTGGCGCTGGGCCGGGTGGACGCGACCCTGCTGGATTTTCCCATCGCTCTGTACTATGGCTTGCCCAACGAACGCTTGAAATTTGCCGGGTCTCCTTTTGGCGAAGGGAGCTATGTCATCGGGGTCCGCAACGAAGATGTGGAGTTGCTGGAAGAGCTTAACGAGATTCTGGAACGTTTGTCGGCCTCCGGTCGCCTTCGAATCTTGTATGAAAAATGGGGACTGTGGAACGACGCCCAAATCAGCCAGGGGGGAATGATTCAGGCGGCGCGGCGGCAGTCGGAAAAGGTGGATCCGGGGAACTGGGGCGGCTATGCAAGTCTTCTGCTTAAAGGCGCGGGCATGACAATCTTGCTCTCAACCTGCGCCATGACCTTGGCGATTTTCCTGGGACTGGCGCTGGTATTTTCCCGCCTGATTGGCGGCTCCCTGATGCGCGGTCTGGCTCTCGCTTATATCGAAGTGGTTCGCGGCACGCCCCTGCTGTTGCAACTCTATATGATCTATTTTGGTTTGCCTGCGCTGGGCCTGAACCTCAACGCGTTCACAGCCGCTATTCTTGCTCTGGGGATCAATTACTCCGCCTACGAAGCGGAAATTTATCGCGCGGGTATCGAGTCGATACCGCGCGGTCAAACGGAAGCGGCGCTCGCTCTGGGAATGCCAAAGACGATGATCTATTCCCGCATCCTCCTGCCTCAAGCCCTGAGAGTTGTACTGCCGCCCTCGACCAACGACTTTATCGCCCTGCTGAAAGATTCTTCGCTGGTTTCGATCATCGCCATTGTCGAGTTGACGAAGACCTTCAACATGCTGGCGGTCGCTTCGATGAACTATCTGGAGCTGGGCGTGATTACGGCGACGCTCTACCTCATGATGTCCTATCCCCTGTCGCGGCTTTCGCGGCGTCTCGAAAAAAAATTCGCGCTGGAGTGA
- a CDS encoding NAD-dependent epimerase/dehydratase family protein, whose amino-acid sequence MILVTGAAGFIGYHLCRALLDRGDAVVGLDNLNDYYDVGLKKDRLERLLSAPNFSFHEADLCDADALDAIASKAPIRKICHLAAQVGVRYSLSNPQAYQKSNLDGFLNIIEQARKLEAENFVYASSSSVYGNNRKIPFSTDDRTDEPISFYAATKRANELTAHVYSHLYQLPVTGLRFFTVYGPWGRPDMAPFLFTKKILAGETIDVYGHGTMKRNFTYVDDIIQGVMLSLDRPQAYKLYNIGNDRTEELERFIAVIEEITGKKALRNEMDKQPGEMTETWADIEPIQNDLGYQPSTDIESGMKRFIDWYRDYYNIPAR is encoded by the coding sequence ATGATTCTTGTCACCGGCGCGGCCGGATTTATTGGTTATCATCTATGCCGGGCCTTGCTGGACCGCGGCGACGCGGTGGTCGGTCTGGACAATCTCAACGACTATTACGACGTTGGCCTGAAAAAAGATCGCCTCGAGCGTTTGCTGAGCGCTCCGAATTTTTCATTTCATGAGGCGGATCTGTGCGACGCCGACGCTTTGGATGCGATCGCTTCCAAGGCGCCGATTCGAAAAATCTGTCATCTGGCGGCGCAGGTCGGGGTGCGTTATTCATTGAGCAATCCTCAGGCCTATCAAAAATCCAATCTCGACGGTTTCCTCAACATCATCGAGCAAGCGCGCAAACTTGAGGCGGAAAATTTTGTGTACGCTTCGTCTTCATCGGTCTACGGCAACAATCGCAAGATTCCTTTTTCAACTGACGATCGCACCGACGAGCCGATTTCGTTCTACGCCGCGACCAAGCGCGCCAACGAACTGACCGCTCATGTTTACAGCCATCTGTATCAACTGCCCGTCACCGGCCTGCGTTTCTTCACGGTCTACGGCCCCTGGGGTCGGCCCGACATGGCGCCCTTTCTCTTCACCAAAAAAATTCTCGCGGGGGAAACCATCGACGTCTACGGTCATGGAACGATGAAACGCAATTTCACCTATGTGGACGATATCATTCAGGGCGTGATGCTTTCCCTCGACCGCCCGCAGGCTTACAAGCTGTATAATATCGGCAACGACCGGACGGAGGAGCTCGAACGCTTCATCGCGGTGATTGAAGAGATCACTGGCAAGAAAGCCCTGCGTAACGAGATGGACAAGCAACCGGGGGAGATGACGGAGACCTGGGCGGATATCGAACCGATCCAGAACGATCTGGGCTACCAGCCCAGCACGGACATCGAATCCGGCATGAAGCGCTTCATCGACTGGTATCGCGACTATTACAATATTCCCGCTCGTTGA
- a CDS encoding HNH endonuclease, whose product MDSNELRQVAGGITEWARRVRELRTEEGYQIQTHNDRSELKPGQYVLFDPKPAPAFARTISKETRAFVLDRNGFTCQMCGAAAGENHPYDANRKTRLHIGHIVDKSQGGADEPSNLRAICSICNEGASNLTLERPSNLKLLAQVRRAKGEDQIQLLKWLIQKYPDKVKEFLI is encoded by the coding sequence ATGGATTCCAATGAATTAAGGCAAGTGGCTGGTGGAATTACAGAATGGGCAAGAAGAGTTAGAGAATTACGCACAGAAGAGGGATATCAGATACAAACACATAATGATCGAAGTGAATTAAAGCCCGGGCAATATGTTCTTTTTGACCCTAAGCCTGCTCCTGCGTTTGCGCGTACAATTTCGAAAGAAACCAGAGCTTTTGTGCTAGATCGGAATGGGTTTACTTGTCAAATGTGTGGTGCGGCGGCGGGAGAAAACCACCCATATGATGCAAATAGAAAAACGAGGCTACATATCGGTCATATTGTAGATAAGTCTCAAGGAGGAGCAGATGAGCCTTCGAATTTACGCGCGATTTGTTCCATATGTAATGAAGGAGCTTCGAATTTAACACTTGAGAGACCTTCAAACTTAAAACTATTGGCTCAGGTTAGACGAGCGAAAGGAGAAGATCAGATTCAACTATTAAAATGGTTGATACAAAAGTATCCAGATAAGGTGAAAGAATTTTTAATATAA
- the ychF gene encoding redox-regulated ATPase YchF produces the protein MGFTCGLVGLPNAGKSTLFGALTRTKAQAGNYAFTTIEPNSGVVPVPDPRLDTISQFIKAEKVVPTQMEFVDIAGLIKGASKGEGLGNKFLGHIREVDAIAHVVRCFDDGNVPHVSGTIDPASDIDTVNTELMIADLESLERRKIKIEKLAKSGDKEARMQVAVLDKIVSALNDNRPVRSITDFNDEEKRYVKTLTLLSAKPSLYICNVMDPGDIENDYVQKVKEIAAQDGSSLVALAGKIEGEIMEIEDPEERAMFMEELGLKETGLDRMIAAGYGLLDLATFFTAGGKENRAWTIRKNSKAPQAAGVIHTDFEKGFIRAEVYSLDDLVQYKTEAGIKEAGKLRVEGKEYVVKDGDILHFRFNV, from the coding sequence GACTTTGTTTGGCGCGTTGACGCGAACCAAGGCGCAAGCGGGCAATTACGCCTTCACAACCATCGAACCGAACAGCGGCGTGGTTCCGGTGCCGGATCCGCGTCTGGACACGATTTCGCAATTCATCAAGGCGGAAAAAGTTGTGCCGACGCAAATGGAGTTTGTCGATATTGCGGGGCTCATCAAGGGCGCGTCGAAGGGCGAAGGACTGGGCAACAAATTTCTCGGACATATTCGCGAGGTGGACGCCATCGCCCATGTCGTGCGTTGCTTCGACGACGGCAACGTGCCGCATGTGAGCGGAACCATCGACCCGGCCTCTGACATCGACACGGTCAACACGGAACTGATGATCGCCGATCTGGAAAGCCTGGAGCGTCGAAAAATTAAAATAGAAAAACTGGCAAAATCCGGCGACAAGGAAGCGCGCATGCAAGTGGCGGTGCTCGACAAGATCGTGTCTGCGCTGAACGACAATCGGCCGGTTCGTTCGATCACTGATTTTAACGATGAAGAGAAACGGTATGTGAAAACGCTCACGCTTCTCAGCGCCAAGCCCTCGCTTTATATTTGCAATGTCATGGACCCCGGCGATATCGAAAACGATTACGTTCAAAAAGTGAAAGAAATCGCGGCGCAGGACGGCTCTTCGCTGGTGGCGCTGGCGGGAAAAATTGAAGGCGAGATCATGGAAATCGAAGACCCGGAAGAACGCGCCATGTTCATGGAGGAACTGGGCTTGAAAGAAACCGGACTGGATCGGATGATCGCGGCGGGTTACGGCCTGCTCGACCTGGCAACCTTTTTCACCGCAGGCGGTAAGGAGAACCGGGCCTGGACGATCCGCAAAAACTCCAAGGCTCCGCAGGCGGCGGGGGTCATCCACACAGATTTTGAAAAAGGTTTCATTCGCGCCGAGGTCTATAGCCTCGACGATCTGGTTCAGTACAAGACGGAAGCGGGCATCAAAGAGGCGGGCAAACTGCGCGTCGAGGGCAAAGAGTATGTGGTCAAGGACGGCGACATTTTACATTTTCGCTTTAATGTCTAG